One Dictyostelium discoideum AX4 chromosome 3 chromosome, whole genome shotgun sequence genomic region harbors:
- a CDS encoding cytidine deaminase-like protein, with protein sequence MRSIHKRDHNEMTQQSETNLDINTKIIDDNNNINKSENNKKESNKQKKVNTSKNNKNKVETPKFTEEENEFLKRIKTQVKPVLDDFEEYGLVLDNIYVIDILAQTANKHIKTLSHIINDDFTSEFNHLKKIKKKPSPPPPSTTIVDGDKEKDKHKEEEEEEVEKDNKVSKNSTKQSSQTGNLLQLLICGESRFKNLKIILENVEYDKELGEIKFIGNDDDSEYQSLSNEQKGIIKFIKSNDFIVSIEKVPKYPPLLYEIWEDWNYNIWPCVFRAHIFSTPLISNVKDETLLEMRKYMSLAIEQAEIGKKRGHKGIGAVLIDPNTNKIVATSYDQTNRISVDETPEISETQYISPIISHCIMTITNKLSTEQVDDIKKQMKEQKKFEKEKQFENRNENENKNENKNENEICNDNDEEKEKEEKEEKEEKEECNILSFVNLGQYLATNFHLFITKEPCIMCSMALVHSRVKRVVYGSSSRDGGLGSYLKIHTEKSLNHRFEVYKDFMEDECKKLFDSPEAS encoded by the exons ATGCGTAGTATTCATAAAAGAGATCATAATGAAATGACACAACAATCAGAAACTAATTTAGATATTAATActaaaataattgatgataataataatataaataaaagtgaaaataataaaaaagaatcaaataaacaaaagaaaGTAAACAccagtaaaaataataaaaataaagttgaaACACCAAAATTCACCgaagaagaaaatgaatttttaaaaagaataaaaactCAAGTTAAACCAGTTTTGGACGATTTTGAGGAATATGGTTTGGTTTTAg atAATATATATGTGATTGATATATTAGCACAAACAGCAAATAAACATATAAAAACATTATCACACattattaatgatgatttcACCTCTGaatttaatcatttaaagaaaataaaaaagaaaccatCACCACCTCCACCATCAACTACaattgttgatggtgataaagaaaaagataaacataaagaagaggaagaagaagaagtagaaaaagataataaagtttcaaaaaattcaacaaaacaATCATCACAAACAGGtaatttattacaattattaatttgtggTGAATCTAGATTtaagaatttaaagattatATTAGAGAATGTTGAATATGATAAAGAGTTgggtgaaattaaatttataggtaatgatgatgatagtgaatatcaatcattatcaaatgaacaaaaaggaattattaaatttataaaaagtaatgattttatagtttcaattgaaaaagtaCCAAAATATCCACCTTTGCTTTATGAAATATGGGAGGATTggaattataatatttggcCATGTGTATTTAGAGCTCATATTTt ttcaacACCATTAATATCAAATGTAAAAGATGAAACATTATTAGAAATGAGAAAGTATATGTCATTAGCTATTGAGCAAGCTGAGATTGGTAAAAAGAGAGGTCATAAAGGAATTGGTGCAGTTTTAATTGACCCAAATACTAATAAAATCGTTGCAACATCATATGATCAAACCAATAGAATATCAGTGGACGAAACACCTGAAATCTCAGAGACTCAATATATTTCACCAATCATTTCTCATTGTATAATGACAATAAccaataaattatcaactgAACAAgttgatgatattaaaaaacaaatgaaagaacaaaaaaaatttgaaaaagagaaacaatttgaaaatcgaaacgaaaatgaaaataaaaatgaaaataaaaatgaaaatgaaatttgtaatgataatgatgaagaaaaagaaaaagaagaaaaagaagaaaaagaagaaaaagaagaatgtAATATTTTAAGTTTTGTAAATCTTGGACAATATTTAGCGACAAactttcatttatttataactAAAGAGCCCTGCATAATGTGCTCAATGGCTCTAGTTCATAGTAGAGTTAAAAGAGTTGTATATGGTTCAAGTAGTAGAGATGGTGGCTTGGGTTCCTATCTAAAAATTCATACTGAAAAATCCTTAAATCATAGATTCGAAGTTTATAAAGATTTTATGGAAGATGAATGTAAAAAACTATTCGATTCTCCAGAGGCatcttaa
- the taf11 gene encoding TFIID subunit — protein sequence MSESQPMMDIASPGSTGKEKKTPKAKENKEKKTTTPKEPKVTKTKEPKQPKEPKQTKEPKQPKQSKESKEPKVSKEKKTPATPKEPKDQKDTKEQKPKKLTKKQLAAQQSVTTVAPPLGTPPPPTTATTTTTTATTSTSSTSTSNSQPSTPSILDLPSPSQSTKKQRISTPSTASANKKPTVNKTSKKIEQSEDDESADNDDDEDEDDDDDDNNSKNKKKNNNNNNDEEDEDEDEDEESESDSDFEKSNRKRKKIFQKNKNRGRLQSDDDDEDGSGSGSDEDSDEDSDDSDSDESDSDDSDSDSDSDSDSDSDSDSSEGEGNDDDDDESTFNLSEMQVRENTQMNTLIKHFSEDQQTRFEYYKRSSFQRANIKKVMQSVLSAPVNQTSAIVMGGIAKVFVGEIVELARSIMEEWRETGPIRPRHIREAYRRLKESNSIPYYKKSVPKSMK from the coding sequence atgtcAGAATCACAACCAATGATGGATATAGCTTCACCAGGATCAACTggtaaagaaaagaaaacaCCAAAAGCTAAAGAgaataaagaaaagaaaacaaCTACACCTAAAGAACCAAAAGTAACAAAAACTAAAGAACCAAAACAACCAAAAGAACCAAAACAAACTAAAGAACCAAAACAACcaaaacaatcaaaagaatcaaaagaACCAAAGGTatcaaaagaaaagaaaacaCCTGCAACTCCTAAAGAACCAAAAGATCAAAAAGATACAAAAGAACAAAAACCAAAGAAATTAACAAAGAAACAATTAGCAGCACAACAATCAGTTACAACAGTTGCACCTCCATTAGgtacaccaccaccaccaacaacagcaaccacaaccaccacaacagcaacaacctcaacatcATCTACATCAACATCTAATAGTCAACCAAGTACACCAAGTATTTTAGATTTACCATCACCTTCACAATCAACAAAGAAACAACGTATATCAACACCTTCAACAGCATCGGCTAATAAAAAACCAACAGTAAATAaaacttcaaaaaaaatagaacaatctgaagatgatgaaagtGCTGAtaacgatgatgatgaagatgaggatgatgatgacgatgataataattcaaaaaataaaaagaaaaataacaataataataatgatgaagaagatgaggatgaagatgaagatgaagaaagtGAAAGTGATtcagattttgaaaaaagtaatagaaaaagaaaaaaaatatttcaaaaaaataaaaatagaggTAGATTACAATCAGACGATGACGATGAAGATGgaagtggtagtggtagtgatgAAGATTCTGATGAAGACTCTGATGATTCGGATTCTGACGAATCGGATTCAGATGATTCTGACTCTGATTCTGATTCTGATTCTGACTCTGATTCAGACTCTGATTCATCAGAAGGTGAGggtaatgatgatgacgatgatgaatCAACATTCAATCTTTCAGAAATGCAAGTTAGAGAGAATACTCAAATGAATACATTGATTAAACATTTTTCAGAAGATCAACAAACTAGATTCGAATATTATAAAAGATCATCATTTCAACGtgcaaatattaaaaaagttatgCAATCAGTTTTATCTGCACCTGTAAATCAAACCTCTGCAATTGTTATGGGTGGTATTGCAAAGGTTTTCGTTGGTGAAATAGTTGAATTGGCAAGATCAATCATGGAAGAATGGAGAGAAACTGGACCAATTCGTCCAAGACATATTAGAGAAGCTTATAGAAGattaaaagaatcaaattcaataccatattataaaaaatctgTACCAAAATctatgaaataa
- a CDS encoding NDR family protein kinase translates to MVFSLKESSDSISKPSSLKNSTIIENPEILNNNNNNNNSNNIIKSPNFLLSQKQRSINISNEQTQRELNNNGGNLDHRDPNSPKYLTSSHSSVVIPQDNSNNNNNNNIRISTSPILTEISENGLLESPTSPIRTSSTPTTPTSPPFITSPPFITSPKGLNSPRRLVGFFSKSTSYQSLLANNNNNNNNSNNSNNNSNSSNSNISCSNNSNKISRLINNSNTTDSNASIRSSNNNNDDFDNNDDEDLNSINNSSGIGIGVSSDYSLMGSSSSINGNTTTTTTNTYSYNDNDNVNEYSPKGKRLIRHEKSKSSPPLSPITPYYENLVIKGNYTNSNNYNNYNNYYYNNNSSGNNNNNNNNNNNNNNNNNNNNNNNNNNNNNNNNISGNSGYNNSRDDLFKRPFEMNKESSPTNSLIPNVSALKLNRVIKSSNGSTIFTSTSSDIASENDNNKNNENENENENENENENENENDNDSDSENENENDNSIGNKSNKSNSELSIEEQEKKKEKDLENYINMINNSGFITNDSNNNNNNNNSGNNNSFISNGSPFSPIKEESPQPSPTFSPKPTLQRQRSNSKNVLYSPNASPSNSCKIPTPPLLHNISIIDTSNNNNNNSNNIENQNNNNNNIDNNIDNNIDSIDKKLKNNNNNNNNNNNNNNNNNNNNNNNNNNNNNNNNNNNNDDDDDDNNIKKTPNNKINTNENPMIITNSVLKRSGNIDYLQINNNYVIPSPSPGTQLSECTNQQMKYNPPVSIVDFTLIEKIGEGGFGQVFLAKKKDTGEIVAIKRMSKELIWSKNKVSHIKNERDILAQGKNHRWIVSLVYSFQDDQYLYLAMEYVPGGDLRSLLSALNSLDEDSARFYMAEMVEAVDSCHRLGYCHRDLKPENFLISRDGHVKLADFGLSKNVVTRYHLRSASADNTINTTTSTPTTSSNINQLSSSMIEHTPMKFGAAANGNGPLNSSVTDFGSFKDLSVAARLAYSVVGSPFYMAPEVLQATRGYGDEVDWWSLGCMFYEFIFGVPPFDGDSPEEVMETVLKWKTMLQRPDGVSDELWDLISGLINDGSTRLGSGEKGVENIKNHIFFNGVPWGKLHDLDPPFVPLLQGDYDTTYFENTEKLDNNFLLQQTQQLSLLPPPLPPPPQTPTQPQQPSLPPQTPNDKMIFDKIRSPVVYTNTHSGNIITSRSRPRNILGFTYPRADDQPLLWNNNNNNNNNNNNNNNNLLKNFEELTILNNNNNKNKNKGNSNNNNNNNNNNNNNNNNNNNNNNNNNNNNNSNNNKNNSNNKTVTIPISTGRLLNEIDNCNNNNNNDENNINTGNLTPPNSSPFNSGENLNFEKQEPTSPYGSYSKQQQ, encoded by the coding sequence ATggtattttcattaaaagaaTCATCAGACTCTATTTCAAAACCgtcatcattaaaaaatagtaCTATTATTGAAAATCCTGAAATtctcaataataataataacaataataacagtaataatattattaaaagtcCAAATTTCTTATTATCACAAAAACAGAGATCAATTAATATAAGTAATGAACAAACACAAAGggaattgaataataatggaGGTAATTTAGATCACCGTGATCCAAATTCTCCAAAATATTTAACATCATCACATTCTTCAGTTGTAATACCACaagataatagtaataataataataataataatattagaatATCAACATCACCTATATTGACGGAAATTTCAGAGAACGGTTTATTAGAGTCACCAACATCACCAATAAGAACATCATCAAccccaacaacaccaacatcaccaccatttataacatcaccaccatttATAACATCGCCAAAAGGTTTAAATTCACCAAGAAGATTAGTTGGtttcttttcaaaatcaacatcCTATCAATCATTATTggcaaacaacaacaacaacaacaacaatagcaACAAcagtaacaataatagtaatagtagtaatagtaatattagtTGTAGCAATAATTCCAATAAAATAAGTAggttaattaataatagtaatacaaCAGATAGTAATGCAAGCATTCGatcaagtaataataataatgatgattttgataataatgatgatgaagatttaaatagtataaataatagttccGGCATTGGTATTGGTGTTAGTAGTGATTATAGTCTAATGGgttcatcttcttcaattaatggaaatactaccactactaccactaatACTTATTCTTACAATGACAATGACAATGTTAATGAATATTCACCAAAAGGAAAAAGATTAATTAGACacgaaaaatcaaaatcatcaccaCCTTTATCACCAATAACACCATATTATGAAAATTTAGTTATCAAAGGTAATTATACCAACAgtaacaattacaacaattacaacaactactactataacaacaacagcagcggcaacaacaacaacaacaacaacaacaacaacaacaacaacaacaacaacaacaacaacaacaacaacaacaacaacaacaacaacaacaacaacaacattagtggtaatagtgggtataataatagtagagatgatttatttaagagaccatttgaaatgaataaaGAATCATCTCCAACAAATTCACTAATTCCAAATGTCTCTGCTTTAAAATTGAACCGAgttattaaatcatcaaatggTTCAACTATATTTACTTCAACATCTTCTGATATTGCTtctgaaaatgataataataaaaataatgaaaatgaaaatgaaaatgaaaatgaaaatgaaaatgaaaatgaaaatgaaaatgataatgatagtgatagtgaaaatgaaaatgaaaatgataatagtattggtaataaaagtaataaaagtaatagtGAGTTATCAATAGAAgaacaagaaaaaaagaaagaaaaagatttagaaaattatataaatatgataaataatagtggatttattacaaatgattcaaacaacaataataataataataatagtggtaataataattcttttatatCAAATGGATCACCATTTTCACCAATTAAAGAGGAATCACCACAACCAAGTCCAACATTTTCACCAAAACCAACACTTCAAAGACAAAGatcaaattctaaaaatgtaTTATATTCTCCAAACGCATCACCTTCAAACTCTTGTAAaataccaacaccaccactacttcataatatttcaattatagatacttctaataataataataataatagtaataatatagaaaatcaaaataataataataataatatagataataatatagataataatatagatagtatagataaaaaattaaaaaataataataataataataataataataataataataataataataataataataataataataataataataataataataataataataataataataataataatgatgatgatgatgatgataataatataaaaaaaacaccaaataataaaattaatacaaatgAAAATCCAATGATAATAACTAATAGTGTTTTAAAGAGATCAGGtaatattgattatttacaaattaataataattatgttataccatcaccatcaccaggTACACAATTATCAGAGTGTACAAATCAACAAATGAAATATAATCCACCAGTGTCAATAGTTGATTTCACATTGATTGAAAAGATTGGTGAGGGTGGATTTGGACAAGTATTTTTAGCAAAGAAAAAAGATACAGGTGAGATTGTAGCAATCAAGAGAATGTCAAAGGAATTGATTTGGAGTAAGAATAAAGTTTCACATATAAAGAATGAAAGAGACATTTTAGCACAAGGAAAGAATCATCGTTGGATAGTATCATTGGTTTATTCATTCCAAGATGATCAGTATCTTTATTTGGCTATGGAGTATGTACCAGGTGGCGATTTAAGGTCATTGCTAAGTGCTTTGAATTCATTGGATGAGGATTCCGCTAGATTCTATATGGCTGAAATGGTCGAAGCTGTTGATAGTTGTCATAGATTAGGCTATTGTCATAGAGATTTAAAGCCTGAAAACTTTTTAATCTCAAGAGATGGTCATGTAAAATTGGCTGATTTTGGTCTAAGTAAAAATGTTGTCACTAGATATCATCTTAGATCTGCTTCCGCTGATAATACTATAAATACCACAACCTCAACtccaacaacatcatcaaatataaatcaacTTAGTAGTAGTATGATTGAACATACACCAATGAAATTTGGTGCTGCCGCTAATGGTAATGGTCCTTTAAACTCATCAGTTACAGATTTTGGGTCGTTTAAAGATCTAAGTGTTGCTGCAAGATTGGCTTATTCAGTGGTTGGCAGTCCATTTTATATGGCACCTGAGGTTTTACAAGCTACACGTGGATATGGTGATGAAGTTGATTGGTGGTCATTGGGTTGTATGTTTTATGAATTCATTTTTGGTGTTCCACCATTTGATGGTGATTCACCAGAGGAAGTGATGGAGACAGTATTGAAATGGAAAACAATGTTACAAAGACCAGATGGAGTTTCAGATGAACTTTGGGATTTAATATCAGGTTTAATCAATGATGGTTCTACTCGTTTAGGTTCTGGTGAAAAGGgtgttgaaaatattaaaaatcataTATTCTTTAATGGTGTACCTTGGGGAAAATTACACGATCTCGATCCACCTTTTGTACCTTTATTACAAGGTGATTACGATACAacttattttgaaaatactgAAAAATTAGATAACAATTTCTTATTACAACAAACTCAACAACTTTCActtttaccaccaccactacctcCTCCTCCTCAAACTCCAactcaaccacaacaaccatcaCTACCTCCACAAACTCCAAATGATAAAATgatatttgataaaattcgTTCACCTGTCGTCTATACAAATACACATTCtggtaatattattacaagTAGAAGTAGACCAAGAAATATTTTAGGTTTTACTTATCCAAGAGCTGATGATCAACCATTACTttggaataataataacaataacaataataataataataataataataacaatcttttaaaaaattttgaagagttaacaattttaaataataataataataaaaataaaaataaaggaaatagtaataataataataataataataataataataataataataataataataataataataataataataataataataataataataatagtaataataataaaaataatagtaataataaaacagtAACAATACCAATCTCAACAGGaagattattaaatgaaattgataattgtaataataataataataatgatgaaaataatattaatactgGAAATTTAACTCCTCCAAATTCAAGTCCCTTCAATAGtggtgaaaatttaaattttgaaaaacaaGAACCGACAAGTCCATATGGTTCATATAGTaagcaacaacaataa
- the psmA6 gene encoding 20S proteasome subunit alpha-6 codes for MSRSGTAGYDMSIIFSPQGKLYQIEYAFKAIKTGGLTSVGIRGKDCVVVATQKKIPDKLIDPKSVTSLYKLTDYIGCVQTGIVPDSKSQASRAIQECATFHHKFGYQIPPNVLAKRMADIAQLSTQHASARPLGVAMILIGIDDELGPQLFKVDPAGVFTGYKATAAGEKEQESTNFLEKKFKSNPQLSKDETIQVSLIVMAISTLQSVLGADLKSSDLEIGICTMDNRKFVIMTDEDIDSQLTKLAERD; via the exons atgTCACGTAGTGGAACAGCAGGTTATGATATGAGTATTATTTTCTCACCACAAGGAAAATTATACCAAATTGAATATGCATTCAAAGCAATTAAAACTGGTGGTTTAACATCAGTTGGAATTCGTGGTAAAGATTGCGTTGTTGTAGCAACTCAAAAGAAAATCCCAGACAAGTTAATTGACCCAAAATCTGTCACATCACTCTATAAATTAACAGATTATATTGGTTGTGTTCAAACTGGTATTGTTC CGGATTCAAAATCACAAGCAAGTAGAGCAATTCAAGAATGTGCAACATTCCATCATAAATTTGGTTACCAAATTCCACCAAACGTTTTAGCAAAGAGAATGGCTGATATTGCTCAACTTTCAACACAACACGCTTCAGCACGTCCATTAGGTGTTG cTATGATTCTTATTGgtattgatgatgaattagGTCCACAACTTTTCAAAGTAGATCCAGCTGGTGTTTTTACAGGTTATAAAGCAACTGCTGCTGGTGAAAAAGAACAAGAATCAACAAATTTCCTCGAGAAAAAGTTTAAATCTAATCCACAATTATCAAAAGATGAAACCATTCAAGTAAGtttaatagta atggcAATTTCAACATTACAAAGTGTACTTGGAGCAGATCTTAAATCATCAGATTTAGAGATTGGTATTTGTACAATGGATAATAGAAAGTTTGTTATTATGACTGATGAAGATATTGATAGTCAATTAACTAAATTAGCTGAAAGAGATTAA
- the etfdh gene encoding electron transfer flavoprotein-ubiquinone oxidoreductase: MLKSFSLIGKNITKNVSLSSSNKFLFGKNHQNMKSIYSSIRFFSSEQELPPRDSDQFDVVIVGAGPSGLSTAIRLKQLSEKAGKDLRVCVVEKGSEVGSHILSGAVMDPKALNELIPDWKEKGAPLITEVKQDKFYFLTENRSLRLPTPRLMHNEGNYIISLGNVVRWLGEQAESMGVEVYPSFAASEVLYHDNGAVRGIATNDMGIAKDGSLTSNFTRGMELNARLTIFAEGCRGSLTKGLFEKFNLRDECEPQTFGLGIKETWEIKPEKHQQGLVIHTLGYPLSDELLGGSFIYHAENNTVNLGLVVGLDYSNPYLNPYQEFQKLKLHPMVKDMLEGGTCIQYGARTINEGGFQSIPKLVFPGGALVGCTAGFVHVPKVKGSHYAMKTGILAAEAAFPQLISQQEKEQEQEQDKPSVEPLLINEYPEELKKSWVWKELREVRNYRPSLHWGTIPGLIYGALEMYIFRGHTPWTLSNGKPDNERLKPAAECKKIEYKKPDGQITFDLMTSVMRSGTNHEENQPIHLKVRDMEVAKKVNRDIYDGPEGRFCPAGVYEWVEGEKGEKELVRNSVFCLHCKTCDIKDPTQNIDFTVPEGGGGPKYGAM, encoded by the coding sequence atgttaaaatcattttcattaattggtaaaaatattaccaaaaatgtttcattatcatcatcaaataaatttttatttggaaaaaatcatcaaaatatgaaatcaatttattcatcaattagatttttttCAAGTGAACAAGAATTACCACCAAGAGATTCAGATCAATTTgatgttgttattgttggtgCAGGACCATCAGGTTTATCAACAGCAATTagattaaaacaattatcagAGAAAGCAGGTAAAGATTTAAGAGTATGTGTTGTTGAGAAAGGTTCAGAAGTTGGTTCACATATATTATCAGGTGCAGTAATGGATCCAAAAGCATTGAATGAATTAATACCAGATTGGAAAGAGAAAGGTGCACCATTGATAACCGAAGTGAAACAAGATAAATTCTACTTTCTAACAGAGAATAGATCATTAAGATTACCAACACCAAGATTAATGCATAACGAGGGTAACTATATCATTAGTTTAGGTAATGTTGTCAGATGGTTAGGTGAACAAGCAGAGTCAATGGGTGTTGAGGTTTATCCAAGTTTTGCAGCATCAGAGGTGTTATACCACGATAATGGTGCTGTCAGAGGCATTGCAACCAACGATATGGGTATTGCTAAAGATGGTTCATTGACCTCCAATTTCACTAGAGGTATGGAGTTGAATGCAAGATTAACAATATTCGCCGAGGGGTGTAGAGGTAGTTTAACTAAaggtttatttgaaaaattcaatttacgTGATGAATGTGAACCACAAACCTTTGGTTTGGGTATTAAAGAAACATGGGAAATTAAACCAGAGAAACATCAACAAGGTTTGGTAATTCATACATTGGGCTATCCATTGAGTGATGAGTTATTAGGTGGtagttttatttatcatGCAGAGAATAATACTGTTAATTTAGGTTTAGTCGTTGGTTTAGATTATTCAAATCCATACTTAAATCCATATCAAGAATTTCAAAAACTTAAATTACATCCAATGGTAAAGGATATGTTAGAGGGTGGTACATGTATTCAATATGGTGCTAGAACCATCAATGAAGGTGGTTTCCAATCAATTCCAAAACTTGTTTTCCCAGGTGGTGCTTTAGTTGGTTGTACTGCAGGTTTCGTTCATGTACCAAAAGTTAAAGGTTCACATTATGCAATGAAAACTGGTATCTTGGCTGCTGAAGCTGCTTTTCCACAATTAATTTCtcaacaagaaaaagaacaagaacaagagcAAGATAAACCATCAGTtgaaccattattaattaatgaatatcctgaagaattaaagaaatcttGGGTTTGGAAAGAATTAAGAGAAGTTAGAAACTATCGTCCAAGTCTTCATTGGGGTACTATACCAGGATTAATTTATGGTGCTTTGGAAATGTATATTTTCCGTGGTCATACTCCATGGACTCTTAGTAATGGTAAACCTGATAATGAACGTTTAAAACCTGCTGCCGAATGTAAAAAGATTGAATACAAGAAACCAGATGGCCAAATCACTTTTGATCTTATGACCTCCGTCATGAGATCTGGTACAAATCATGAAGAAAATCAACCAATTCACTTAAAGGTTAGAGATATGGAAGTAGCTAAAAAAGTAAATCGTGATATTTACGATGGTCCAGAAGGTAGATTCTGTCCCGCTGGTGTCTATGAATGGGTTGAAGGTGAAAAAGGTGAAAAAGAATTAGTTAGAAATAGTGTATTCTGTTTACATTGTAAAACTTGTGATATTAAAGATCCAACTCAAAATATAGATTTCACTGTACCAgaaggtggtggtggtcCAAAATATGGTGCtatgtaa